Proteins from one Longimicrobium sp. genomic window:
- a CDS encoding cyclase family protein, whose amino-acid sequence MQIHDVTRPVRAGMPVWPGDPPCRVEWAARVADDGANVAELCLSAHTGTHADGPYHVLEDGARIGEVPLDAFIGPAHVLDASAAGAIGAEWIEAQLPSDCERLLLRTGAWGDPDAFPSSWPALTEDAARLLVDRGVRLVGTDAPSPDLVNAHDLPVHRVLLGAGVAIIENLLLDDVDPGEYELVALPLRFMEADASPVRAILVRR is encoded by the coding sequence ATGCAGATCCACGACGTGACCCGCCCGGTGCGCGCGGGGATGCCGGTGTGGCCGGGCGATCCGCCGTGCCGCGTGGAATGGGCGGCGCGGGTGGCGGACGATGGCGCCAACGTCGCCGAGCTGTGCCTGAGCGCGCACACCGGCACCCACGCCGACGGCCCGTACCACGTGCTCGAGGACGGCGCGCGCATCGGCGAGGTGCCGCTGGACGCGTTCATCGGCCCCGCGCACGTGCTCGACGCGTCCGCCGCCGGCGCGATCGGAGCGGAGTGGATCGAGGCGCAGCTCCCCAGCGACTGCGAGCGGTTGCTGCTGCGGACGGGCGCGTGGGGCGATCCGGACGCGTTCCCGTCGTCGTGGCCCGCGCTGACGGAGGATGCGGCGCGGCTCCTCGTCGATCGCGGCGTGCGGCTGGTGGGGACGGACGCACCCTCACCCGATCTGGTGAACGCGCACGACCTGCCGGTGCATCGCGTCCTCCTCGGCGCGGGCGTCGCCATCATCGAAAACCTGCTGCTGGACGATGTAGATCCGGGGGAGTACGAACTCGTCGCGCTGCCGCTGCGCTTCATGGAGGCGGACGCATCCCCCGTCCGCGCGATCCTGGTGCGGCGATGA
- a CDS encoding methyltransferase domain-containing protein, translating into MSALPRMAGAELMDEPAQDHTELSKSLEDLRRVNRWLGGTRVVLHHLGDLVRRHPRAGYRILDVATGSGDIPLEIAKWARAEDVAVRIVATDNHATTLEMARAHTAAEPAVTVETADALKLPYADDSFDVALISTALHHFDDERDCVRVLREMHRVSRIGLVVNDLARSRTALLGARLLAATVWRTHPVTRHDGPLSVRRSFTPDELRALAARAGFAKAMVHAHFPFRVALVVEKE; encoded by the coding sequence GTGAGCGCGCTGCCGCGGATGGCGGGCGCGGAGCTGATGGACGAGCCCGCGCAGGACCACACCGAGCTGTCGAAGTCCTTGGAGGACCTGCGGCGGGTGAACCGCTGGCTCGGCGGCACGCGCGTCGTTCTCCATCACCTCGGCGATCTCGTCCGCCGCCACCCGCGCGCCGGGTACCGCATCCTCGACGTGGCCACCGGCTCCGGCGACATCCCGCTGGAGATCGCGAAGTGGGCACGCGCGGAGGATGTCGCGGTGCGCATCGTGGCCACGGACAACCACGCGACCACGCTGGAGATGGCGCGCGCGCACACCGCCGCCGAGCCCGCCGTCACGGTGGAGACGGCGGACGCGCTGAAGCTGCCGTACGCGGACGACTCGTTCGACGTCGCGCTGATCTCCACCGCGCTGCACCACTTCGACGACGAGCGCGACTGCGTGCGCGTGCTGCGGGAGATGCATCGCGTGTCGCGCATCGGCCTGGTGGTGAACGACCTGGCCCGCTCGCGGACGGCATTGCTTGGGGCGAGACTGCTGGCGGCCACGGTCTGGCGCACGCACCCGGTCACGCGCCACGACGGCCCGCTCTCCGTCCGCCGCTCCTTCACCCCGGACGAGCTGCGCGCGCTGGCGGCCCGCGCGGGTTTCGCGAAGGCGATGGTCCACGCGCACTTCCCGTTTCGTGTCGCGCTGGTGGTGGAGAAGGAGTAG
- a CDS encoding amidohydrolase family protein, which translates to MPERVTIYRAAWVLPVATEPVRDGAVMVGTDGRIAAVGPRAAIEPPDGAEIVELGDAALLPGLVNVHAHPELALFRGALEDLRFRDWILRLVGTKRAALEDGDYDVAARWTMVECLRAGMTTLAATESSAASVGALKEAGMRGVVYREVFGPDPRVCDESMADLRMAVDRLRGEETELVRIGISPHAPYTVSDALFAAAGRYALDERLPIAIHAGESIPERELVTRGEGDFAPGLRAREIATPPRGRTTVEMLDRLGVLAARPLLIHCVLLEFDDVVRLVDNDCAVAHCPVANAKLGHGIAPYPELREAGVRVGLGTDSVGSNNRLDLLEEARIASLLHRGRLASYDFLSPADLLRLVTIDGARALGMEERIGTLEPGKDADLCAVSLAAPHVRPVHDPVAALFHAARGTDVVMTAVRGRVLYRDGRVLTLDEAALGEAMEEPARRVREALA; encoded by the coding sequence ATGCCGGAGCGAGTGACGATCTACCGGGCGGCGTGGGTGCTTCCCGTGGCCACGGAGCCGGTGCGCGACGGGGCGGTGATGGTGGGGACGGACGGCCGCATCGCCGCCGTGGGCCCGCGCGCGGCCATCGAGCCGCCCGACGGCGCGGAGATCGTGGAGCTGGGGGATGCGGCGCTCCTCCCCGGGCTGGTGAACGTGCACGCCCACCCCGAGCTCGCCCTCTTCCGCGGCGCGCTGGAGGACCTGCGCTTCCGCGACTGGATCCTGCGGCTGGTGGGGACCAAGCGCGCGGCGCTGGAGGATGGGGATTACGACGTAGCCGCGCGGTGGACGATGGTGGAGTGCCTGCGCGCGGGGATGACCACGCTGGCGGCGACGGAATCGTCCGCCGCGTCGGTGGGCGCGCTGAAGGAGGCGGGGATGCGCGGCGTCGTCTACCGCGAGGTCTTCGGCCCCGATCCGCGGGTCTGCGACGAGTCGATGGCCGATCTCCGCATGGCCGTCGATCGCCTGCGCGGAGAGGAGACGGAGCTGGTGCGGATCGGCATCTCCCCGCACGCGCCCTACACCGTCTCCGACGCGCTCTTCGCCGCCGCGGGGAGATACGCGCTCGACGAACGTCTCCCCATCGCCATCCACGCCGGCGAGTCCATCCCCGAGCGCGAGCTGGTGACGCGCGGCGAGGGCGACTTCGCGCCGGGGCTGCGCGCGCGGGAGATCGCCACGCCCCCGCGCGGGCGGACCACGGTGGAGATGCTGGACCGGCTGGGCGTCCTGGCCGCGCGCCCGCTCCTCATCCACTGCGTGCTGCTGGAGTTCGACGACGTGGTGCGGCTGGTGGACAACGACTGCGCCGTCGCGCACTGCCCGGTGGCGAACGCGAAGCTGGGCCACGGCATCGCCCCCTATCCCGAGCTGCGCGAGGCCGGCGTACGCGTGGGGCTGGGGACGGATTCCGTCGGCAGCAACAACCGGCTGGACCTGCTGGAGGAGGCCCGCATCGCCTCGCTCCTGCACCGCGGACGGCTGGCTTCGTACGACTTCCTCTCCCCCGCGGACCTGCTGCGGCTGGTGACGATCGACGGCGCGCGGGCGCTGGGGATGGAGGAGCGGATCGGCACGCTGGAGCCGGGGAAGGACGCCGACCTCTGCGCCGTCTCGCTCGCGGCGCCGCACGTGCGGCCGGTGCACGACCCCGTGGCGGCGCTTTTCCACGCCGCGCGGGGTACGGACGTGGTGATGACGGCGGTGCGCGGCCGCGTGCTCTACCGCGACGGCCGCGTGCTGACGCTGGACGAGGCGGCGCTGGGCGAGGCGATGGAGGAGCCCGCGCGGCGCGTGCGCGAGGCGCTGGCGTGA
- a CDS encoding MBL fold metallo-hydrolase, with protein sequence MTAAIRSLLAPNPGAMTLDGTRTYIVGRDRPAVIDPGPDDPAHLRAILDALGGASPTAILLTHSHSDHTAAAPALAAATGAPVMIARGSHLNPEGDLISRWLEEGDEIETDAGALHVVPTPGHAPEHVAFHHSGSGALFVGDTFMGGLDTTLVSPPEGDLAAYLRSLERIASLAPSILHPAHGPDIADPAEAVARYRRHREERIAQVVRALRAAGPSRTGDLIDAVYGAELDPRLRLAAEGSLTAILGYLAAEGRARALPGGLFHLLD encoded by the coding sequence ATGACGGCGGCGATCCGCAGCCTGCTCGCTCCCAATCCCGGCGCGATGACGCTGGATGGGACGCGCACCTACATCGTCGGCCGCGATCGCCCCGCGGTGATCGACCCCGGCCCGGACGATCCCGCCCATCTCCGCGCCATCCTGGACGCGCTGGGCGGCGCATCTCCCACCGCCATCCTCCTCACCCACTCGCATTCCGACCACACCGCGGCGGCCCCCGCGCTGGCCGCGGCAACGGGCGCGCCGGTGATGATCGCGCGCGGGTCGCATCTCAACCCGGAGGGCGATCTCATCTCCCGCTGGCTGGAAGAGGGCGATGAGATCGAGACGGACGCGGGCGCGCTCCACGTCGTCCCCACGCCGGGGCACGCGCCGGAGCACGTCGCTTTCCATCACTCCGGATCGGGCGCGCTCTTCGTCGGCGACACCTTCATGGGCGGGCTGGACACCACGCTCGTCTCGCCACCGGAGGGCGATCTGGCCGCGTACCTCCGCTCGCTGGAGCGCATCGCCTCCCTTGCTCCCTCCATCCTCCATCCCGCCCACGGGCCGGACATCGCCGACCCGGCGGAGGCGGTCGCGCGCTACCGGCGCCACCGCGAGGAGCGGATCGCGCAGGTGGTCCGCGCATTGCGGGCCGCGGGCCCGTCGCGCACCGGTGACCTGATCGACGCGGTGTACGGCGCGGAACTGGACCCGCGGCTGCGGCTGGCGGCGGAGGGGTCGCTCACCGCGATCCTCGGCTACCTGGCGGCGGAGGGCCGCGCCCGCGCGCTCCCCGGCGGCCTCTTTCATCTATTGGACTGA
- a CDS encoding M20/M25/M40 family metallo-hydrolase, with the protein MTDPNDAALRAALGALREKAVDAHLRFLSHPLLEGRAPGTRGGTLAMEYIAAQLERMGCEPVNHSWLQPVPMVGMDPHPHLTLDTPAGPIDPAYRDDYVLEAGIPQPEVGVDAELVWVGYGITAPEYGWDDFKDVDVRGKVLLVRVNDPGTEATPGFFGGKALTYYGRWTYKYEEASRRGAAGVLLVHTDESAGYGWNVVRTSNTGEQFDLAGDPEFPLGVRGWISQPAIRRALQAADKDLDALVAASERKDFRPVPTGIRVRARVASDLREVATANVVGFIPGSDAARLNEVVILSAHYDHLGVRTGDGGERLVYHGAYDNASGVALLLAVAEALASAPERPPRPFLVVSTTAEESGLLGAEWYVRHPLYPLGTTAAVLNVDGANLWGPTEDIAPLGTDRSDLGALVRAAAAAEGMEVAPEQHPEQGMFFRQDHFPFARSGVPALAMDHGLRYVGRPEGWGMERYDEFNTQHYHQPSDAYRPDFDYAGAVQQGRVMLRTAWAAASAPGLPQWAPGSEFKRV; encoded by the coding sequence ATGACCGATCCCAACGACGCCGCGCTCCGGGCCGCCCTCGGCGCGCTCCGCGAGAAGGCGGTGGACGCGCACCTCCGCTTCCTCTCGCACCCGCTGCTCGAGGGGCGCGCCCCCGGCACGCGCGGCGGCACGCTGGCCATGGAGTACATCGCGGCGCAGCTGGAGCGGATGGGGTGCGAGCCCGTCAATCACTCGTGGCTGCAGCCCGTGCCGATGGTGGGGATGGACCCGCATCCCCATCTCACCCTCGATACCCCCGCTGGCCCCATCGACCCGGCGTACAGGGACGATTACGTGCTGGAGGCGGGCATCCCCCAGCCCGAAGTCGGCGTCGACGCGGAGCTGGTGTGGGTGGGATACGGGATCACCGCGCCGGAGTACGGGTGGGACGACTTCAAGGACGTGGACGTGCGCGGCAAGGTGCTGCTGGTGCGCGTGAACGATCCGGGTACCGAGGCCACGCCCGGTTTCTTCGGCGGGAAGGCGCTGACGTATTACGGGCGGTGGACGTACAAGTACGAGGAGGCGTCGCGGCGCGGGGCGGCCGGGGTGCTGCTGGTGCACACCGACGAGTCCGCCGGCTACGGCTGGAACGTGGTGCGCACCTCCAACACCGGCGAGCAGTTCGACCTGGCCGGCGACCCCGAGTTCCCGCTGGGCGTGCGCGGATGGATCTCGCAGCCGGCCATCCGCCGCGCGCTGCAGGCGGCCGATAAGGATCTGGACGCGCTCGTCGCCGCGTCCGAGCGAAAGGACTTCCGCCCGGTGCCGACGGGGATCCGCGTCCGCGCCCGCGTCGCCAGCGACCTGCGCGAGGTGGCGACGGCGAACGTGGTCGGCTTCATCCCCGGAAGCGACGCGGCGCGGCTGAACGAGGTGGTGATCCTCTCCGCGCACTACGACCACCTGGGCGTCCGCACCGGCGATGGTGGCGAGCGGCTGGTGTACCACGGCGCCTACGACAACGCGAGCGGCGTGGCGCTCCTGCTGGCCGTGGCCGAGGCGCTGGCGTCCGCGCCGGAGCGGCCGCCGCGCCCGTTCCTGGTCGTGAGCACCACCGCCGAGGAGAGCGGGCTGCTGGGGGCCGAATGGTACGTGCGGCATCCGCTCTATCCGCTGGGCACCACCGCGGCCGTGCTGAACGTGGACGGCGCCAACCTGTGGGGGCCGACGGAGGACATCGCGCCGCTCGGCACCGACCGCAGCGACCTGGGCGCCCTGGTGCGCGCCGCCGCCGCGGCGGAGGGGATGGAGGTGGCGCCCGAGCAGCACCCCGAGCAGGGGATGTTCTTCCGGCAGGACCACTTCCCGTTCGCCCGCTCCGGCGTTCCCGCGCTGGCGATGGACCACGGGCTGCGCTACGTCGGCCGCCCGGAGGGGTGGGGGATGGAGCGCTACGACGAGTTCAACACGCAGCACTACCACCAGCCCAGCGACGCCTACCGTCCGGACTTCGACTATGCCGGCGCGGTGCAGCAGGGGCGGGTGATGTTGCGCACCGCGTGGGCCGCCGCCTCGGCGCCCGGCCTGCCGCAGTGGGCGCCCGGAAGCGAGTTCAAGCGAGTGTGA
- a CDS encoding SusC/RagA family TonB-linked outer membrane protein — protein sequence MRKRTWLLVLATALALRENPAAAQQQREISGTVVAAATGTGLQGARVNIAGTTQGVNTGPGGAFRLSVPAGEVRLRASLIGYGTQDLVVPAAQATATFRLATDVLRLDQVVVTGQATSVARRNLANAVATVSGQDLVERTPAQTVDKALQGKVPGAQIATNSGAPGGGVQINMRGVNTINGGSTPLWVIDGVVVSDVSIPSGQNAVTQALPGDSASVQDAPTNRISDLNPEDIASIEILKGASAAAIYGSKASNGVIIVTTRRGRDGRTSVSFSQRFGVSTVSNTLGSRSFTRDEAVAAFGNNAAAFFNADGTPIATFDQERLLAGHKPLGTETSASVSGGNVNTRYYLSGLLQNNPGIIDNTGFQKQSVRLNLDQALGQRLQVSLNTNLLHTSADRGLTNNDNAGVSYYVALTGTPNFVDLRQAGATFPNNPFGTSNPLQTAALASNDESVWRMITSGTLRADLTRGEHSSLKLLGTGGVDYFNQDNGLLFPVSLQFEARDAQPGASILANSHNLNLNGNANLVHTWTPHAGFQVTSSAGFQYEDRDLNTHRVVTRDLVAGQGNINSGPSSSIFQTRERVRDFGVYLQEEMLALDNRLLLTGSLRADRSSANGDPGHYFTYPKASASYRFPNLTGWMDDLKLRVAFGESGNQPLYGNKFTVLDATTSIGGANNKEIGGIVLGTTAGDPDIRPERQREIEGGVDVTLLEGRAQLEATVYQKRITDMLLRRTLAPSTGFTTQIFNGGELSNRGLELALNATPIDRGGFSWNSRTTFYTNKSTIESLPVPAFTTGAFGSTALGVFRIEEGHSATQIVGRNGLDEDGVPIEEQLGDATPKWRMGFSNELRAGAFSLYGLLDWQHGGNVINLTRLLYDAVSNSPDFALPAGVSTPRAVPDCNPHCSGLERISGFGVYTQQYIEDASYVKLREVSLSWELPASVLGRMPGTVHNARLTLSGRNLVTWTGYSGLDPEVSNFGNQQIARSVDVAPFPPSRSFWLTINLGL from the coding sequence ATGAGGAAGCGAACGTGGTTGCTCGTTCTCGCCACCGCGCTGGCGCTGCGGGAGAACCCCGCGGCGGCCCAGCAGCAGCGCGAGATCAGCGGTACCGTGGTGGCCGCGGCCACCGGCACCGGCCTGCAGGGCGCGCGCGTGAACATCGCCGGCACCACGCAGGGGGTGAACACCGGCCCCGGCGGCGCCTTTCGCCTGAGCGTGCCTGCCGGCGAGGTGCGGCTGCGCGCCTCGCTGATCGGCTACGGCACGCAGGACCTGGTGGTTCCCGCGGCGCAGGCGACCGCCACCTTCCGCCTGGCCACCGACGTGCTGCGCCTGGACCAGGTGGTGGTCACCGGCCAGGCCACCAGCGTGGCACGGCGCAACCTGGCCAACGCCGTGGCCACCGTGTCGGGGCAGGACCTGGTGGAGCGCACCCCCGCGCAGACGGTGGACAAGGCGCTGCAGGGAAAGGTGCCCGGCGCGCAGATCGCCACCAACTCCGGCGCCCCCGGCGGCGGCGTGCAGATCAACATGCGCGGCGTGAACACCATCAACGGCGGATCGACCCCGCTGTGGGTGATCGACGGCGTGGTAGTGAGCGACGTTTCCATCCCCTCGGGGCAGAACGCCGTCACGCAGGCGCTGCCGGGTGACAGCGCCAGCGTCCAGGACGCGCCCACCAACCGCATCTCGGACCTGAACCCCGAGGACATCGCCAGCATCGAGATCCTGAAGGGCGCCTCGGCGGCGGCCATCTACGGCTCCAAGGCCAGCAACGGCGTGATCATCGTGACCACGCGCCGCGGCCGCGACGGGCGCACCTCGGTGTCGTTCTCGCAGCGCTTCGGCGTCAGCACGGTCTCCAACACGCTGGGCTCGCGCTCGTTCACCCGCGACGAGGCGGTGGCGGCCTTCGGCAACAACGCGGCGGCGTTCTTCAACGCCGACGGCACCCCCATCGCCACCTTCGACCAGGAGCGCCTGCTGGCCGGCCACAAGCCGCTGGGAACCGAGACCTCGGCCAGCGTGAGCGGCGGCAACGTGAACACGCGCTACTACCTGTCGGGGCTGCTGCAGAACAACCCGGGGATCATCGACAACACCGGGTTCCAGAAGCAGTCGGTGCGCCTGAACCTGGACCAGGCGCTGGGGCAGCGGCTGCAGGTGTCGCTGAACACCAACCTGCTGCACACCAGCGCCGACCGCGGGCTCACCAACAACGACAACGCCGGCGTGAGCTACTACGTGGCGCTCACCGGCACGCCCAACTTCGTGGACCTGCGCCAGGCGGGCGCCACCTTCCCCAACAACCCGTTCGGCACCAGCAACCCGCTGCAGACGGCGGCGCTGGCGTCGAACGACGAGTCGGTGTGGCGCATGATCACCTCGGGCACGCTGCGCGCCGACCTCACGCGCGGCGAGCACTCGTCGCTGAAGCTGCTGGGCACCGGCGGGGTGGACTACTTCAACCAGGACAACGGGCTGCTCTTTCCGGTGTCGCTGCAGTTCGAGGCGCGCGACGCCCAGCCCGGCGCGTCGATCCTGGCCAACAGCCACAACCTGAACCTGAACGGCAACGCCAACCTGGTGCACACCTGGACCCCGCACGCGGGATTCCAGGTCACCAGCTCGGCCGGCTTCCAGTACGAGGACCGCGACCTGAACACGCACCGCGTGGTCACGCGCGACCTGGTGGCCGGGCAGGGGAACATCAACTCCGGCCCCAGCTCCAGCATCTTCCAGACGCGCGAGCGGGTGCGCGACTTCGGCGTGTACCTGCAGGAAGAGATGCTGGCGCTGGACAACCGCCTGCTGCTGACCGGCAGCCTGCGCGCCGACCGCAGCAGCGCCAACGGCGACCCCGGCCACTACTTCACCTACCCCAAGGCCAGCGCCAGCTACCGGTTCCCCAACCTCACCGGGTGGATGGACGACCTGAAGCTGCGCGTGGCCTTCGGCGAGAGCGGGAACCAGCCGCTGTACGGCAACAAGTTCACGGTGCTCGACGCCACCACCAGCATCGGCGGCGCGAACAACAAGGAGATCGGCGGGATCGTGCTGGGCACCACGGCGGGCGACCCCGACATCCGTCCCGAGCGCCAGCGCGAGATCGAGGGCGGCGTGGACGTGACGCTGCTGGAGGGGCGCGCGCAGCTCGAGGCCACGGTGTACCAGAAGCGCATCACCGACATGCTGCTGCGCCGCACGCTGGCCCCGTCCACCGGCTTCACCACGCAGATCTTCAACGGCGGCGAGCTGAGCAACCGCGGCCTGGAGCTGGCGCTGAACGCCACGCCCATCGACCGCGGCGGCTTCAGCTGGAACTCGCGCACCACCTTCTACACCAACAAGAGCACCATCGAGAGCCTGCCGGTGCCGGCCTTCACCACCGGGGCCTTCGGGTCCACCGCGCTGGGCGTGTTCCGCATCGAGGAGGGGCACTCGGCCACCCAGATCGTGGGGCGCAACGGGCTGGACGAGGACGGCGTGCCCATCGAGGAGCAGCTGGGCGACGCCACGCCCAAGTGGCGGATGGGCTTCAGCAACGAGCTGCGCGCCGGCGCCTTCAGCCTGTACGGGCTGCTGGACTGGCAGCACGGGGGGAACGTGATCAACCTCACCCGCCTGCTGTACGACGCGGTCAGCAACTCGCCGGACTTCGCGCTTCCCGCGGGGGTGTCCACGCCGCGCGCGGTGCCCGACTGCAACCCGCACTGCTCGGGGCTGGAGCGCATCAGCGGCTTCGGCGTGTACACGCAGCAGTACATCGAGGACGCCAGCTACGTGAAGCTGCGCGAGGTGTCGCTGTCGTGGGAGCTGCCGGCGTCGGTGCTGGGCCGGATGCCGGGTACCGTGCACAACGCCAGGCTCACGCTCTCGGGCCGCAACCTGGTCACCTGGACCGGCTACTCGGGGCTGGACCCCGAGGTCAGCAACTTCGGCAACCAGCAGATCGCGCGCAGCGTGGACGTGGCGCCGTTCCCGCCCAGCCGCAGCTTCTGGCTCACCATCAACCTGGGGCTCTGA
- a CDS encoding NAD(P)/FAD-dependent oxidoreductase: MSIPREAREVVVVGGGPAGSATAAWLASAGHDVLVLDRARFPRRKPCAECVNPAGVAALRRLGAWDAVRAAGPARLDGWRIGALGGRSFDGCFPGAVHGVGIPREVLDDILLRHAESRGAEARTGLRVTGLLRDAHGRVTGVRAHGDGGEWEIAARLVVGADGLRSVVLRRLGLLARRPKLRKLALTAHVAGFDGAPARGEVHVSGRGACLGIAPVGGGLANVTVVVPEERSKEVAGDPGGYFDAALVRYGFPQLRRVDEVIATGPFDCPIRSAVADGALLVGDAAGYYDPFTGQGIYRALRGGELAADAAHAALRAGDTSASALAPYERARRAAFGPGERMQRIVEAFVSRPRLLGAVARRFTARPALADAVIRVTGDVSPVGSLFTPRVLAGLVW; the protein is encoded by the coding sequence ATGAGCATTCCGCGCGAAGCACGCGAGGTCGTGGTGGTGGGCGGCGGGCCGGCGGGATCGGCGACGGCCGCGTGGCTGGCGAGTGCCGGCCACGACGTGCTGGTGCTGGACCGCGCCCGCTTCCCGCGCCGCAAGCCGTGCGCGGAGTGCGTGAACCCCGCCGGCGTCGCCGCGCTCCGCCGCCTGGGCGCCTGGGACGCGGTACGGGCCGCCGGCCCCGCGCGGCTGGACGGCTGGCGCATCGGAGCGCTCGGCGGCCGCTCGTTCGACGGGTGCTTCCCCGGCGCGGTGCACGGCGTCGGCATCCCGCGCGAGGTGCTGGACGACATCCTCCTGCGCCACGCCGAATCGCGCGGCGCCGAGGCGCGCACCGGCCTGCGCGTCACCGGCCTCCTGCGCGACGCGCACGGCCGCGTCACCGGCGTCCGCGCGCACGGAGACGGTGGCGAGTGGGAGATCGCCGCGCGCCTCGTCGTCGGCGCGGACGGGCTGCGCTCCGTCGTCCTCCGCCGCCTGGGTCTGCTCGCCCGCCGCCCGAAGCTGCGCAAGCTGGCGCTCACCGCGCACGTGGCGGGCTTCGACGGCGCCCCCGCGCGCGGTGAGGTGCACGTGAGCGGTCGCGGCGCCTGCCTCGGCATCGCCCCCGTCGGTGGCGGCTTGGCGAACGTGACGGTCGTGGTCCCGGAGGAGCGGTCGAAAGAGGTCGCCGGCGATCCGGGCGGCTACTTCGACGCGGCGCTCGTTCGATACGGCTTTCCGCAGCTGCGCAGGGTCGACGAGGTGATCGCCACGGGCCCGTTCGACTGCCCCATCCGCAGCGCCGTGGCGGATGGCGCGCTGCTGGTGGGCGACGCGGCCGGATACTACGATCCGTTCACCGGCCAGGGCATCTACCGCGCCCTCCGCGGCGGAGAGCTGGCCGCCGACGCCGCGCACGCCGCCCTCCGCGCGGGCGACACTTCGGCGTCCGCGCTGGCGCCGTACGAGCGCGCCCGCCGCGCCGCGTTCGGCCCCGGCGAGCGGATGCAGCGCATCGTCGAGGCGTTCGTCTCGCGCCCGCGGCTGCTGGGCGCCGTGGCCCGCCGCTTCACCGCCCGCCCCGCCCTCGCCGACGCCGTCATCCGCGTCACCGGCGACGTGAGCCCCGTCGGCTCGCTGTTCACCCCGCGCGTGCTGGCCGGGCTGGTGTGGTGA
- a CDS encoding RagB/SusD family nutrient uptake outer membrane protein yields MTFLNFRGRAAAGAGLLGAALALAACSASDLDVPEYNNPSIEQLETNPTPAGIKAAAVGMLLGAKSDMTGRTGYISMLGIVGRESYTLDVSDPRYVSELLVGPVTNSGAFGAGLWTARYADIRLGNIILHALDKVEGMSDAEKAAVRGFVKTMQAYDFLLVINTRDVNGAPIEVDQPLGSDLAPIASKSAVFAHIVSLLDAGRTDLQAGGASFPFIMSSGFARFSTPASFITFNRALKARVDVYTQQYATALTDLNASFLNTADSLSVGAYNTYGSGSDAPNDLAGSDVIFAHPSVVADAEHKPDATLDNRVLAKVTTVDERSLSGVKSDKAFTIYASNASPVPIIRNEELILLRAEARWFTNDKPGAMADLNFIRTTSGGLAPIAQPATDAAFITELLKQRRYSLLFEGGHRWIDARRFGRLADLPLDLPSHIRIAAFQVPLSECQSRNLPSPCAATP; encoded by the coding sequence ATGACCTTCCTGAACTTCCGCGGGCGCGCCGCGGCGGGGGCCGGCCTGCTCGGAGCGGCCCTGGCCCTGGCGGCGTGCAGCGCCAGCGACCTGGACGTTCCCGAGTACAACAACCCCAGCATCGAGCAGCTGGAGACCAACCCCACCCCGGCCGGGATCAAGGCCGCGGCCGTGGGGATGCTGCTGGGCGCCAAGTCCGACATGACCGGGCGCACCGGCTACATCTCCATGCTGGGGATCGTGGGGCGCGAGTCGTACACGCTGGACGTGTCGGACCCGCGCTACGTTTCCGAGCTGCTGGTGGGGCCGGTGACCAACAGCGGCGCGTTCGGCGCCGGGCTGTGGACCGCGCGCTACGCCGACATCCGCCTGGGCAACATCATCCTGCACGCGCTGGACAAGGTGGAGGGGATGAGCGACGCCGAGAAGGCGGCCGTGCGCGGGTTCGTGAAGACCATGCAGGCGTACGACTTCCTGCTGGTCATCAACACCCGTGACGTGAACGGCGCGCCGATCGAGGTGGACCAGCCGCTGGGGAGCGACCTGGCACCCATCGCCAGCAAGAGCGCGGTGTTCGCGCACATCGTGTCGCTGCTCGACGCGGGGCGCACCGACCTGCAGGCGGGCGGCGCGTCGTTCCCGTTCATCATGAGCTCGGGGTTCGCGCGCTTCTCCACGCCCGCGTCGTTCATCACCTTCAACCGCGCGCTGAAGGCCCGGGTCGACGTGTACACGCAGCAGTACGCCACCGCGCTCACCGACCTGAACGCGTCGTTCCTGAACACCGCCGACTCGCTCAGCGTGGGCGCGTACAACACCTACGGGAGCGGCTCCGACGCGCCCAACGACCTGGCGGGGAGCGACGTGATCTTCGCCCATCCGTCGGTGGTGGCCGACGCCGAGCACAAGCCCGACGCCACGCTCGACAACCGGGTGCTGGCCAAGGTCACCACGGTGGACGAGCGCTCGCTCTCGGGGGTGAAGAGCGACAAGGCGTTCACCATCTACGCCAGCAACGCCTCGCCGGTGCCCATCATCCGCAACGAGGAGCTGATCCTGCTGCGGGCCGAGGCGCGCTGGTTCACCAACGACAAGCCGGGGGCGATGGCGGACCTGAACTTCATCCGCACCACCTCGGGCGGGCTGGCGCCCATCGCCCAGCCGGCGACCGACGCGGCGTTCATCACCGAGCTGCTGAAGCAGCGCCGGTACTCGCTGCTGTTCGAGGGCGGGCACCGGTGGATCGACGCGCGGCGCTTCGGGCGTCTGGCGGACCTGCCGCTGGACCTGCCCAGCCACATCCGCATCGCGGCCTTCCAGGTGCCGCTGTCGGAGTGCCAGTCGCGGAACCTGCCCTCGCCGTGCGCCGCCACGCCGTGA